Proteins from a genomic interval of Amycolatopsis sp. cg13:
- a CDS encoding carbohydrate ABC transporter permease, whose amino-acid sequence MTVTDKTAPESRAMTRPHAATRPGLRDRLARWDVKVSPYLYVAPFFIVFAIVGMFPLLYTAYVSLFSWKAGDDNPDFIGLDNFKELFADTQFWHALENTVSIFLLSSVPQLIIAVLLAAVLTLRLRGATSWRVGILLPYAASLVALGIIFANLFGPRYGLVNGVLQTLGLSPVDWQANRFASHIAIAIMVNWRWTGYNALIVLAAMQAIPKELHEAALIDGAGTVRRFTHVTLPLLKPTLIFVTITSTIGGLQIFTEPKLFDAMPGSNNGGSTHQFQTVTLYLYQTAFENFNLGYASAIAWVLFLIIVVIALINYFVTGRLAGRRR is encoded by the coding sequence ATGACTGTCACCGACAAGACCGCTCCGGAAAGCCGGGCCATGACGCGGCCGCATGCTGCGACGCGGCCCGGCCTCCGCGACCGGCTGGCTCGCTGGGATGTCAAAGTCTCGCCGTATCTCTACGTGGCGCCGTTCTTCATCGTGTTCGCCATCGTGGGCATGTTCCCGTTGCTGTACACCGCGTACGTGTCGTTATTCTCCTGGAAAGCCGGGGACGACAACCCGGACTTCATCGGGCTCGACAACTTCAAGGAACTGTTCGCGGATACACAGTTCTGGCACGCGCTGGAGAACACGGTCAGCATCTTCCTGCTGTCCAGCGTGCCACAGCTGATCATCGCGGTACTGCTCGCTGCGGTGCTTACGCTGCGGCTGCGCGGCGCGACCAGTTGGCGGGTCGGGATTCTGCTGCCGTACGCGGCGAGTCTGGTGGCGCTCGGGATCATCTTCGCGAACCTGTTCGGTCCGCGGTACGGGCTCGTCAACGGCGTGCTCCAGACACTCGGACTGTCCCCTGTGGACTGGCAGGCCAACCGGTTCGCCAGCCACATCGCCATCGCGATCATGGTCAACTGGCGGTGGACCGGCTATAACGCACTGATCGTTCTCGCCGCCATGCAAGCCATTCCGAAGGAATTGCACGAGGCCGCGCTGATCGACGGCGCGGGCACCGTGCGCCGCTTCACCCACGTGACATTGCCGCTGCTCAAACCCACGCTCATCTTCGTCACCATCACGTCGACCATCGGTGGGCTGCAGATCTTCACCGAGCCCAAGCTGTTCGACGCGATGCCCGGCTCGAACAACGGCGGTTCCACCCACCAGTTCCAGACGGTGACGCTGTATCTGTACCAAACCGCTTTCGAGAATTTCAATCTCGGCTACGCGTCCGCGATCGCGTGGGTGCTTTTCCTGATCATCGTCGTGATCGCACTGATCAACTACTTCGTCACCGGGCGGCTCGCAGGGAGGCGTAGATGA